The following are encoded in a window of Eschrichtius robustus isolate mEscRob2 chromosome 1, mEscRob2.pri, whole genome shotgun sequence genomic DNA:
- the DLST gene encoding dihydrolipoyllysine-residue succinyltransferase component of 2-oxoglutarate dehydrogenase complex, mitochondrial → MLCRSRFLSRAFSRSLSAFQKGNCPLGRRSLPGISLCQGPGYPDSRKIVINSNSDFSVRFFRTTAVCKDDVITVKTPAFAESVTEGDVRWEKAVGDTVAEDEVVCEIETDKTSVQVPSPANGMIEALLVPDGGKVEGGTPLFTLRKTGAAPAKAKPAEAPAATAPKAEPAASAVPPPPAASIPTQMPPVPSPSQPLTSKPVSAIKPTAAPPVAEPGAGTGLRSEHREKMNRMRQRIAQRLKEAQNTCAMLTTFNEIDMSNIQEMRARHKDAFLKKHNLKLGFMSAFVKASAFALQEQPVVNAVIDDTTKEVVYRDYIDISVAVATPRGLVVPVIRNVETMNYADIERTIGELGEKARKNELAIEDMDGGTFTISNGGVFGSLFGTPIINPPQSAILGMHAVFDRPVVVGGKVEVRPMMYVALTYDHRLIDGREAVTFLRKIKAAVEDPRVLLLDL, encoded by the exons ATGCTGTGCCGGTCCCGCTTCCTGTCCCGGGCGTTCAGCCGCTCGCTCTCCGCCTTCCAGAAG GGGAACTGCCCTCTAGGGAGACGTTCCCTGCCTG GGATCTCCTTATGTCAGGGACCAGGTTACCCTGACAGCAGGAAGATTGT CATTAACAGCAATAGTGACTTCAGTGTTCGCTTTTTCAGAACTACAGCTGTGTGCA AGGATGATGTGATTACAGTCAAAACCCCAGCATTTGCAGAATCTGTCACAGAAGGGGATGTCAGGTGGGAGAAAG CCGTTGGAGACACAGTTGCAGAAGATGAAGTGGTTTGTGAGATTGAAACTGACAAG ACGTCTGTGCAGGTTCCATCACCAGCAAATGGCATGATTGAAGCTCTTTTGGTACCTGATGGGGGAAAAGTAGAAGGAGGCACTCCTCTTTTCACACTCAGGAAAACTGGCG cTGCTCCTGCTAAGGCCAAGCCAGCCGAAGCTCCTGCTGCCACAGCCCCAAAAGCAGAACCTGCAGCATCGGCAGTTCCTCCTCCCCCTGCAGCATCTATACCCACTCAGATGCCACCAGTGCCCTCGCCCTCACAGCCTCTCACTAGCAAACCAG TGTCTGCCATAAAACCCACTGCTGCCCCGCCAGTAGCTGAGCCAGGAGCTGGCACAGGTCTGCGTTCAGAGCATCGG GAGAAAATGAATAGGATGCGGCAGCGCATTGCCCAGCGTCTGAAGGAGGCTCAGAATACCTGCGCAATGCTTACCACTTTTAATGAGATTGACATGAG TAACATCCAGGAGATGAGGGCTCGGCACAAAGATGCTTTTCTGAAGAAACATAACCTCAAACTAGGCTTCATGTCGGCATTCGTGAAGGCCTCAGCCTTTGCCTTGCAGGAGCAGCCTGTTGTAAATGCAG TGATTGACGATACAACCAAAGAGGTGGTGTATAGGGATTATATTGACATCAGCGTTGCAGTGGCCACGCCTCGG GGTCTGGTGGTTCCCGTCATCAGGAATGTGGAAACTATGAATTATGCTGATATTGAGCGAACCATCGGTGAACTGGGAGAGAAG GCCCGGAAGAATGAACTTGCCATTGAAGATATGGATGGTGGTACTTTCACCATCAGCAACGGAGGCGTTTTTGGCTCGCTCTTTGGAACGCCCATCATCAACCCCCCTCAGTCTGCCATCCTGGGCATGCATGCCGTCTTTGATAGGCCAGTGGTCGTGGGAGGCAAG GTGGAGGTGCGGCCCATGATGTACGTGGCCCTGACGTATGATCACCGGCTGATCGATGGCAGAGAGGCCGTGACTTTCCTCCGCAAAATCAAGGCAGCGGTAGAGGATCCCAGAGTCCTCCTATTGGACCTGTAG